The Brassica oleracea var. oleracea cultivar TO1000 chromosome C6, BOL, whole genome shotgun sequence genomic interval ACCCAGATGATATCCCTTTCATACTTGGGCTGAAACCCTCTCGCTCTCGTGCTCCGGATGGATATGTTTGGAACCACACAAAATCAGGAGTTTATTCTGTTAAAACCGGCTATGACCTACTTCGATCAACCAAGTTGAGTCTTTCACAAGAAGGGGCTATAGAACCAAGTATCACAGGCCTACAGAGCCATGTGTGGAAGATAAAGGCCCCGAGCAAGATGAAGCATTTTTTGTGCCAGACTATCTCGGGCTGTGTGGCGACGGCAGAGAGGCTCATGTATAGACACATGGGCACCAATATGAGTTATGCTAGATGTGCTGACCCACTGGATTCGATTAATCATATTATTTTTTAATGCCCCCAACCCTGCAGGTTTGAGCTTTATTGGACTATCCGTCCCTTCCGGGTTACTTCCCGAGTACATCCATTTATCAAAACATGAACTTCCTGTTTTGGAAGAGAAAAGAGGTGGCCCCTTTGAGACCACAATTCGATACCTTCCCATGGATTTGTTGGTACATTTGGAAGGCAAGGAACGACAAACTCTTAAATGGGAAAGATGTATCCCCAATCGACACTCTTCAACACGCCTCTCTTGAGGCAGAATGTTGGAGAAAAGCTAACGAGAAGGAGGAAGCAAATGAGGATCAGGACGATCCCTCCACTACATAGATTGAGACAGCGCCCCCTTGGAGGAGGCTTTACAGAAATTACAAGAGGACTTCGAGGATGTGAGGATATCTCATATTCCTCGGAGCCGGAACGGCCGGGCAGACGCTTTAGCAAAGGATGCAAAGACCAGAAGCTATCTTTTTTTCCCATATAGATCAGACCCAGACAGATGGAGATGCTCTTAGGAGAATCGGCTCATCTGTTCTCCACTTGATCTAGCTTAGATGGATAGACGACAAAAAAAAATAAAATAATAATAAAACTAATCCCCGCGTATACCCCGCTTAATCCCCGATTTTTTGGTAACTCTCTAGGCCCGGAATGGCCGCCCGACTAACGCCTAGCATAGTTCCGAACAGATGTTCTGACACAGCAAGTAGCGTCTTCGGAAAGCGTTGATGTCTGAAAAGTGTAGTGTATCAGCTAGGGTTGCACTGTTTTGGTTAGCTGCATATGTATGGGCAAAATGGTCATCAAAATTGTGCTCTCCTAAACTATGGTATGCGCGTAATTTGGGGGAGTAGATGTGGTATGGACGCCAAATTTCTCTTAAAAATATTAAACTCCCTTGAAAAAGACACATACGCAATAAAGAGTAGAACATGATTAGTTACCAAAAAAAATAGAACATGATTGTATGAAAATGTTTAGTTAGATAACAGAGCCAAATTGTCTAGATAGGGTTGTAGACTTGTGAGTTAGCATTTGCTGCATGATCATCTTTGCCGTATCCACGCAGAGAATATGCTTCTGCATCTGCACATTAAGGGCAATTGGATTACAAACATATACATATATACGAAAAGTGATTATTAAAAGTATTCAAAACTGTTCCGCTACTGAAATATAATCAGTCTCCATGTGTCGCAGTACTTTATTTAACGAAGGTTTTACCTCCCACCTTTTTTTGTTTGAGTGACAATCTACTTTCAACATCTGCAACGCATAAAAGAGAATGTGAGTTTAAGTATTAAAAAAGAAAATAAATATACTAACAAATAGCAAAATTCAAACCTGATACAAATTGGGAGTACTGTGGAAACAGATCAGACTATAAACCACAAATACTTTTAATGTGGTGCAATGAACGACTACAAATCTATATGTCACTCGTTTATATAGGCTGTAGATTTAGCTTGGCAGTCACTCTTTGTATTAATATTGACATATGAAGAATCCATATATATATATATATATATACGTCCATAACATATAAACAAATTTAGGGGTTTGACCAAAACTTTGGAAATAATAAAGGTAATTGACATAATAAAAGGTCTGCCTAATTTGTAAAGAATATCACAATTGATTACTATATAACTGATTAACATTTTCAAAAATGGAAAAATAAATTATAGTTACTAAATGTATAGGACCAATAAAGAGGAAATATTCATTCTTAAATGTCGTGCATTGAATCCCATACCATTAGAAGACCAATTTCAATTCATAAGGATATGTTGAACCGAATTCAGTTTGATAAACCAAAGAAATTTAAAACACTTGATTATATATGATAACAACTAAGAAATAGGTTACTCACAACTATATGGTCTGTATACATGTATTCTTGGCTTTTGACTGCACTATAATGATATTTTTCTTTTTGGAAATGAACTAATGTTCAGCTGCAAGGAACTGATGAACTAATTATGATACAAGGTTTTCTTGAAAATGTCTGTACGTATTTCATTACTTGTATGAAGTAATAAAGAAGTCAAGAAAAAACTAAAATCATGTCCTATGTATTAAGAAGAATTAAAGAACGCATCAGTCGTGATTAAAATGACATATATAATGGAATTTGCTTAGGTTTTCTGGAGAAAGTGGAGAAGTGAGTATAATTAATGTTCATGTATTAAGAAGATCATGATCTATCTATCTATCTATTTATATAAAGAAGAAGAGTTAACTCTATTCTGGCGAGGACACGTCATCAATTAGGTAAAGGAGGTGATGACACTGTGTCCTCTTTTTTTTATTCTTTATTTTTGGGTTTCGTTGCTTACGGTCTTCGTTTACAATTGCTGGGCTTCGATCTTTGTTTGTGCTGTCGAACATATCATACATAGGCCCACATATTTCATTAACCTTCCTCCGCAATTGGAGCCGACACCATTTAGGGTTCTATCTGTCTTTAAGTTCTCATTCATGTCTGACAATGGAGTCTCGGGAGAGTAAGTGGAGAAGAATCGTGTTGACGATTCACTGGATCGAGATATCTTAGTGTCGTTTCGTCTCCGTTTCTTATCCACTGTACCGTTAGGGGATGAATTGATTTGGTCATTAACACTCTTCTTAAATCCTTCGATCCACTGCAACCACGCATTCTCCATCAATGCCTCTTCCCTCCCTTCAAGGCGGTGCATTTACAACTATAAAAAAGGTTAGATTTCATCATGTGAACATCATCCTCACAAATCCTCAAAACCGTTGAAACTTCTTTTTCAGTAAAAAGCTTGATTTTAGATAATTTTCGTTTCGTTTATTGATTTAGAATGCTTTGAGTTTAGATGATTTGGTTTCTTTTATTGATTTGGAATGCTTGAGTGTAGATGGTTTTGTTTTTTTATTGATTTTGGGTTCGTTTGTTGTTACAGCCTGGTAGGGAGAAGAGCTCGATGAAATTCAGCAGCAAATCTATTAGATACTACTTTCTCCCCCTCATCTTCCTCCTCTTCTTCACTCTTATTGAAATGTAAGAGATGTAAACACCACTTTGCTCACTTAATATCTGTGATTTGTCTGTTTATTCATTGAAGGTTTTTATGTAGAAACATGCATGAGACTTTGAGTTCTTAGCATTTTGAGCTCCTCTTATTGCAGAATTGGATGTCTTTTGCTATACTTGGGTCAGATCAGGTACAATAAAAGCACGACAGAGACATTAGCATATGTCATGAGGCAAGCGGATAGCATAGTTTCTCAGCGTAGAGCTATTTCAGAACATCTTGCTTCAGCAAAGCAGATGGGGGTTCTTCAGGTGTCTTTACCTGCAAATGTCCAAACTGAAATCGAGCAGATTGGAGTTAAATTGAGTTCTTCTATAGCCACTAATAGTTCCAGTGATATAAGAAACTTTCTTAATTCCGTGTAAGAACAGCCCCTAATAGTTAAATTATGTCTGTTACAGAAGCCTTATGATAAAATCTTGAAAACACGATTATCACTGATTCAACTGCTTACCTTTTGACAATTTTTGGTCTCGGTAAGTGAAAAATCTGCATATTTTGTAATGTTTTTAAGTTTTGAAAGATGAGCTTGTATATAACTCCTACAAGCTCATAATCTTCCACTACATGTTTCTCAACTGTCTACTAATTTGTTAACTCCTATGATCTTATCTAATCATCTTCTCCTGCTGCTTCTTCAATTTTTGGGATACAGGTCATTACACGAGTAAAAACCCTGGAATGTTCTTTGTGTGCTTTCTTAAGTAAGAACTATCTGACTCTTTTCCTCTTCTTCAGCCGTGTGATTCTTGGATGGATTTTGGTGACTGGCAAGTCAGCTAGAGGCAAGCAATCGGCAACACGAGTGATTATCAATGTCACCTTCATCATCCTGGCTTAACGCAATCAAGTGCATAAACATTGGGTTGTTTTGAATTCAAGTGCTTTGGATAGAGTAAATATGTTCACTTTCCAGAGAATGGGAGGCAACTGAAATACGGATTCGTACTCCGCTGTTTGAGAACATATGGATTATGAAGTAGTTTGTTATACTTTTGCTTTGTTCACAAATAGTTTGTTCTATTATAATTAAAGTTTAATTATTTTCGTCAACATGCTCACCATCTTTTATATTTTCTGCTACTAAAGACAAAAAAAATATATTTAATTTTAGTAATTATAAATTAATAATGACAACAAATAATACAAACAATTCATATTTTGTTAAGTTTTTTTATTTAATCAGTTTAGCAAGATATAAATACTCAAATATAATAGTTAAATAATTTAAATTGAACTAAAATACAAGGAAAAACCTGGGATTAGCACCAAACAAGCCATAGGAAAATTATTTAAACTCTCACCGACGCATCAGCTTGCATTATTTGGGTCTCTATTTGTGGGTCGGCTAATTTGCTGGGTGCGCATACGTAGGTTTGTTACTTGACCATTTTAGCCAACTTAGTGAAATCATATATAAATCCATTCGGTGCAAGCATTACTTTTTAATTCTTTATCTCTCTCTCTATGTTCGTCGTTTCTATCCCGTATTGGAATCACCGTTACAGAGCATAAATTCGCCTAAAAGAAGAGAGATTACGGACATGTAATTTTTAGAGGATTTCTTCAAGTTAACAAGGAATTGTGATCTATGATCTTTATGTGTTTCACTTGGATCCAACCATTTGAGTGGCTGACGATTGGAAAAACTTCAATATGCCTTGCTAATCCATCTCTAAAACAACAAAGTGATTTAGAACCTTTAAATTATATCTAGATTAACATTAATTAACAAATCTAAACCATATGATCTAATCTTATATCAGAGAATCATATTTAGAAATTGATGCGAATCTCTGTTAAATCCAAGTTTCTTCACGAGGACGACTATTAATTTGGGGATACCTGCCAAAACAGAACAAAAACAACTCAACTTAACTAAAATAATATCTGTCAATAATATCTCTCAATTGTTCATTACATAATTTCAATGAAAATTTGCCAAAACAGAACAAAAAAAATAACATGGTTGTACCTTTAGTTTAAATTTTTTTTGCCCATTTTTTGTCCATTTTACCCTTTTCATTTCTAAAACTTAATGAAATAAAAAGTTTTATGAATTAAAAAATAATAAAAAATACAAACAATTGATAAAAACAGCCATATACACAAACTGATATTTTTTTGTTGAAAAACTTGATAAATTAAAATTTCAAATTATTTTCTACTAAAAGTATATTTCATCTTCTACGGAAAATATGTTAGTAGAAATTAATTCCAGATTAAACAAGTTCATCTATTTTTAGAACGAACAATCTACTTTTAATTAAACTTCTAAAAATAAGGATTATGAATTCTACTAATTATAAAGTTAGCTATTTGTTCTACGAATGCACTTTTTACTTTTATGAAGTATTCTAAAATTCTAGGAATGTGAAATCTAGATACTATTCAAACGGCTAAATGAGGTAGAATCTACTTATGGGATTTTGGTCTTGTTTCTACGCAGTGTAGAAAATGCCTTCTACGGATAAGAAAACCTGATTTTGGCGAAAATTATGGAAGTTTTAGTTAAGAAAATATTCTAAGAATATTTGTAATACTCTAACTTCCCAAAAACAAATATAGGTCGATTTACATTGTCACAAATATAAAAAAAAAATATTTGTAATATTCTAATTTCCCTAAAATGTGTTTGCAGTTTTCGTGATTATTAAACGTTTTTTCAAAAAAACATTTTTTCCTTTTTATTAAACTTTTTAGTAAAAAAATTAAGTTAAATTTTTTATTTTAACGTTTTTAAAACGTTTGTAAAAAAATAAAAAATAAAATAAAACTTTGTAAAACGTTTTTAATAAAAAATAAAACTTTTAAAACGTTTTTAATAAAACTTTAATAAAATAAACTTTGTGAACTTTATAAAAATAAAAATAAAACTTTATAAAAACAATTTAATAAAAAAAAATTTAATAAACTTTATTAAAAACGTGTTAAAAAGTTTTATTTTTAAAAAAGTTTAAAACGTTTGTAAACTTTTATTTTATTAAAAATTTTAATTAGAAAACTAAAATTTTAATCTTGATGTTTTTAAAACGTTTTTTTCCTATTTATTAAATTTTTTAAAATTCAATTAAACTCTTAAATTGTGTTTAATGTGTTTAATTTGATTAATCAATGGTTGGTTTTGGGATTATAAAAAATTTATACTTAAGGGACAGCTTTCTCTTTCAATTGCACTTGGTGTTTTTTTTGTTTCGTTTTGGAAAATTTCTCTTTCAATTGCACTTAATATGGATTGCAGATACATGTCTTTTTCTTTGGCAATAATCTACAATTTATAGCATTTAGTTTCCATAGCTTTGTAATGCCCATAGTCACTTTGATTAGATGAGATGGGGCAACTTTATAATCGAGACTACATTTATCTGGTTTGAACTGGTTCCATATTTAACAAAAAGGAATATTTGATTGATAGGTATATTTGCTATTTAGAACCAATTTGATGTTTCCGTTTTAACCAAAATTTTTTTTTTGATGTTTCCATGTTACTTCGTTTAAGTTAATACTAGAGATCGACCGGCACACCCGCATCGACGTTGATTCTTACATTTTTATACATTGATATTTGTTTTTCATAATTAGTGTTATATATTTTAGATGAGTCCTAATATAATTAATTATATTCAAAAGATCTTGACCAAATCTGGTAATATGGTTATTTTTTGTGCAAATATCTGAACCCGTTCCAGATACATTTGTTATTTAGATATTTTTAGGTTCTTATACATCATAACTGAACTCATCTATCCAGACCCAGAAGGACCCAACTCAAAACCCACACATAAATTTATAATACTCAAGCGGGACCTAATTTAAAAAAACGATACCCAAAAAGAAAAATCAGTATCTAAATGGATAGACAATGTTCATGCCTAACTGATTTTATAAACTAATAAAAAAACTATTTTATGTGTTTGGCTAAATAAGTGAAATAGAAAGAGTTTTTTTTATTTAGTAAAATAATTATATGGAGTGAAAAATTAAATGACAATAAATGTAATACATTTCTATTATTTTAATTTAAGTTATTATTTTATTCACAAAAACATGTTTTTGAATTATGTTTTTTGATACGTAATTTTCCACCGATTGAAACTAAAATAAGTTTTAGTAAAACAAACTAAACCGAACATTTAACCATATACAAAACTCAGTTATTTTACATTTTTATTTTTATAAATGGCACAAAATTAATGTTGATTAACTAATAAATAAAAATCTGCACTATTATTATGGTAGTATAATTAATGATGTGATGTATTGTTAAAGTAATATAATTAATGAAATTGTTAAATTGACTGAAAGACAATGAAATTAACTGTATTAATGAAATTACTAAAATGACATTATATCATTTTTATATTGTTATTCAAGTTTCCAAACAATTCTCATTTATACTGTTATTCATGTTTTCAAGCAGTATAGTACTTCAGTTTTAATAATATAGATATTATAAAATACTAAATTGCAAAGGTATGACTAATACTCACTACCATGGTGACAAGACCAAACGATTACAAATAATCCAAAGGCAAACCATATGAACAAACAAAAAATGTTGATAGTAAGTATATCTTATTTAAGAAACAACAATATATCACATCCCGCGCGTAGCGCTGACTGGCCCTATCTTTATATATAAAAGAGAGTTTGCTCTCTCGTGGTGAAGCCACCTTAGCATCCATGTCTCAAATTCTTGCTCTATATTATTAAAACTGAAGTACCGTACTGAAGTACCGTACTGCTTGAAACTGTTTAAGAAAGCACTAGATCCACAATTACAGATTCAATGGTTCTTATCCCTCTTACTAGCGGTGGATCTCCCATTATAAAAAGGTAAGGCCTCATCTCATGAGAATCATCCTCACAATTCCAATTGCATTCTAAAATTTTGTTCTCTATATAATGACTAAATTCTGTTTTACTTGCTGGATTAAAATTCGGCTGTTGATCTTCCGTCGTCAAGGTGCGGCTGCTCAGAAACTGAAAAGTGCAACGCTGTGACGAGTTGACACAATCCTCTTCGATGATAAGGTATTTCATTCTTAAAACTCTTTAACAGCTTCTTTTTAAACTACATGGGCATTTTAACTCATAATTATCCAAACTTCTGTATTCAGATATTGATTTAAACTCTTTTGAATGAGAAATCTTGAAACTGTTGGTTGATTAGGCTTTTTTCACATGTGATTCAGTTGACACTCGAGACACCTTCCGGCACCACCATCTCAAGGCGGGTACTCTGTTCACTGTTAGCGGATTTGAGGACGTCTCAACCGTCTCTCCATCTTTCACTCTAACCTCGCTCACCTCCCTCCTCTCGAGATCTTGCTCATCATGGTCAATCTCTCTTCTTCATCTTATGATTTGAATCAACTTTGAAACTGAACTTTGATATTGGATTACAGATTGTGGAGTTTTAGTTCGTCTACGGAATTAAATTGTCTCCTTGATGTTATGTATGTTGTTTGATTGTCAGTAAATTATAAATGGTGTGTCTTTTTAACATAGAAAATTTAGATCTTGGATTTTTTGGGTTTAACCACAAGCGCAACATTGTTCTATAGCTGTGTTTGAGAGAGATTTAGTGTGTATCCATGGGTTTTCGATGCGAAAAACATTATTTTTTTGCTATTTATCTGTGTTTAGATAGTGGAGCATTACGTGGCTCTAAGGTTTGAGTAATGTTGGGTACTTTCACACTAACAAGAGGTTTGATGATGTGGTGATCACTTCTCTCGCTATTTTCCTTTCTCACCAATTCTCTTGGTAAAATTTTGTATCCTTTTCACTCAGGTACATCAGTTGATTGAAGCACTAACTAGGTAACCATCTTATGCTCTTTTATTTTTGAACAACAAAAAGCTTGAAGCCTTATCAAATGGTAAAAATCGAAGGCATGTGATGCAGGTTGATATTTTAAGGACAAGGTTTTGGACAGCTTAGTATAGCCTTTTTTTGTTCTCATACAATTTTTTTGTGTACAGACAACTTAGTATAGCTTGGAAATGAAATTTAGAATTAGCCAATTATGTAAGGAATATTTATATATAAAGGTCACTCTACACAAGTATATTGTTATTGATATATAAGAAATATACTGTTAATAATATAGGAAGTCTTAGAAGCTCGAATTCTTTTAGTATTTGCATTCATTATTTTTATTGCACCCTGCACAAATGCTGTCAATCTAAAGATAAAAAACATGACTAAACTGTCTACTTGAATTGTGTGCGCAACCGTCTTGATACCAAGCTCATATTGTTTTTTTTTTTTACTTTCTATTTGATCCAATTTAATTTTGCTGCAGTTAATGTCAATGTTTCAATTTTTTTGTTTTTTTCTATATTACATGATAGCTTTATGTGAAAGATGCTTCTGATAACTGGAAAATGGTTGGAACAGATGTAGGAAACAAACTGTTCTTGAAAGAGCCATCAGCCAATGTAATTTTGTTAGATTACATTTCATCTGAGTCCTGAGAAATGCAAAGTTGTAACATATTTTGTCAGATTACATTTGATTATGTCTCCAAGTAAGCTATAATATATACACGACCTGAAGATGAAAATACATGGAAGACATGAAGTGATTTCTCTATATTTCTCTAACGTGCAAGAATATCTATATTTCTCTAACGTGCAAGAATATTTTTTTCCTACAAATAATAGGAATCCTAAATAATAATTTTGGGAGCTTTTTCTAATATTAGATCATTATTTTTTATTAAAACAAAATGAGCAGTGGACGACATATACATGCATATGCTACACAATTATCATAATTTAATCCCTTAAATTTTAAACCAACAAAGTGAAAAATCTAACTAAACAAAATTTACAATAGGGAGAATTGCCAAGTGTGACTCAAAACTTGGAGTCAAACCAANNNNNNNNNNNNNNNNNNNNNNNNNNNNNNNNNNNNNNNNNNNNNNNNNNNNNNNNNNNNNNNNNNNNNNNNNNNNNNNNNNNNNNNNNNNNNNNNNNNNGACTATTAACACAACAAATATTAAAGACCAAGAACCAGAAAATACTAAAAAAAAAAAAGCAATACCAACAAAATAGTCCTGCATTACATTTTGAAATAAAAACATACAATAGCCTTACACTAATCACTATTTTTTTTTAATCAAATTACTATGTTATTTTGATAGAAATAGGTATTAAATAATTAGCTATGTTTTGACCAAAAGATAAATAATCAGATATGTATGAACACTTATACACACAGTTAAAAAAACTAGAGAAATGCTATGGTTTAAATGTTAACTAATTCATTAACTAAACCAATTGGTTAAGCAAACCAGGTCATTACAGTTTTATAAAAAACATTAAATGCTTCTTCTCATTTTTTTTCTCATTGAGAAAGCTTCAGTTTAAAATTTAACTAATTCATTAACTAAATCAATTAGTTAAGCAAATCGGGTTAAATAAATTTTGTTGGTGTTATATAATCATAAATTTTTGAAAAAATTAATTTTTTTTTTTAAAATATACTATTGGTTGTAAATTTAAGGGGATAGTCCATTAAATTACTTAGAGACTAATTGAAAACAAATGTTATAAATAGTTTTAAGTAAACATTAAAACAATTTAACCAATTAAACACCATAACTAAAATTTAATTAATTTTTGATCATTCTGCTCTTCACCTTATATATAATTTTCAATAACAAAAAAATGGATACAAAATTTTTTGAATAGCGTAAGACAAAAAGATTGAATAATTTAAAATTATTTTATATTTGTCGATAGCTACTTATATGTTTATGATAGATTATAAAATTTATATTTAAAATAAACATACTAAATATATAATCAAAATTTAAATTCAAACAAAAACCCGGGCGTAGCCCGGGCCGACCCTAGTTTAAATATAAAGAACAGTTTGCTTCTCTTCCAAGATGTCCACGTCGTCTGCCCTATAATTAATTCGAAGTTTCCTGGTGCGACATGTGTCCCTTGACTCAACACAGAGCGTTTTATTTATTCAAGTTTAAGTTTTGTTTGGGCTTTTGATTGCACAAGATTTTAAAATAAAGCTTGGTGAAACCCATTCTAAATAATAGAAACTGTGCATTCTTGAAACGCGTCACGATATCGGCTCAAACTATAGGCTTTCGATTCATCTTCTTCCTCCGTCC includes:
- the LOC106297031 gene encoding uncharacterized protein LOC106297031 isoform X2 produces the protein MPLPSLQGGAFTTIKKPGREKSSMKFSSKSIRYYFLPLIFLLFFTLIEIIGCLLLYLGQIRYNKSTTETLAYVMRQADSIVSQRRAISEHLASAKQMGVLQKPYDKILKTRLSLIQLLTF
- the LOC106297031 gene encoding uncharacterized protein LOC106297031 isoform X1 — encoded protein: MPLPSLQGGAFTTIKKPGREKSSMKFSSKSIRYYFLPLIFLLFFTLIEIIGCLLLYLGQIRYNKSTTETLAYVMRQADSIVSQRRAISEHLASAKQMGVLQVSLPANVQTEIEQIGVKLSSSIATNSSSDIRNFLNSVSLHE